Genomic segment of Arcobacter sp. LA11:
GACAACATATTTAATTATAACAATTCAAGATGATACAGAACTTATAGTAGGAGAAAGACTTGAAGTTTTCAACAAGAAGATTAAGAGTTATGATAAAGTAGAAAGAAAATTAGGAACATTTAATATAAGACCTAAATATAAGTACTCTAGTAATACTCCAAAGATAGTTGGTTATCTTGGAGAATTAAGATATAAAGTAAACTCTCGTAAAGCTAGATTTATGGATGAGTTCATTTCTGAGATAACAAAATTAAAGAAAAATAGAGATACTACTGTTGCAGTAAATAACCTTTCATGGACAGTAAGAGAAGATACATATAATGTAACTTTAGATCTTTTAAGACTTGAAGCAATAACTTGGGGACAAAGATATGCAAATACTTTATCTTCTGATATTGATAAAGATTGTAAAGTAAAAAAAATCAATATAAATACTACAAATCAAACTATGAATATGAGAGAAAAAGCAATTTATGCAAGTGCTTCGATTTCAAACAAATCGATACCTGTACCTGAAGCTAATCAGGAAAAGATAAAAATAAATCCTAATTATGTTTTGGAGTGTGAATGATAGTTTGTGCAGGAAGAAGTGAAACTTTTAGCTTCGCAGAAACAATTGGAGTAGGCCTAATTGAGTCATCTATTAATTTAACAAGACAATGTCTTTTTAATAAACCAGATTTTATTTTGTTTATAGGAAGTGCAGGTAGTTATGGTGAATACGAAGTTTTTGATATTATCGAATCAAAAAGAGCTGCTAATTTAGAGTTGTCTTTTTTAACAGAAGATTCTTATACTCCTCTTGACAATGTATTAGAATCTGAAAATAAAATGACAAGAAATGATACTATCGTAAATAGTTCAAATTATATATCTACAAATTTTGAACTTACTAAGCAATATAATCAATATGGTATTGGTATTGAAAATATGGAATTTTTTTCGGTCTTGCAAGTTGCACGTGAGTTTGAAATTCCAGTTGCTGGGATATTTGTTGTTACAAATTATACTAATAAAAATGCACATAATGATTTTATAAAAAATCATAAAGAAGCAATGTTAAAGTTAAGAGAATATTTAGTTGAGAAACAAATTATTAAATAAAAAGGAAATGTTTCTCTAACTTTGTAGGTGTTTTATATTAATTTGTTTTCAACGTCTGTTGTGTAAATGTATACTCTGTGAGAAAAACATAAAACAATTTACGTTTTCTTTACAACGTTTCACGTGAAACATTGTAAAGAAGATATGAACAGCTTAACATTTTTAGATATTGAAAGCGAAGTGGTATGTAAAGCATCCACAAAGTTAGAGAAATATGATTGAAAAACAATGAAAGGAAAAGATTGAATTCAATATATGATTACACTTTAAATGAATTAAAATCTCAATTAAAACCAAGTTTTAGAGCAAAGCAAGTTTACAATTGGATTTATAAGAAGTATGTGACATCTTATGATGATATGAAAAATATACCAAATGATTTAAAAGAAAATCTAAAAGAAAACTATGCAATTAATATTTTGAAAATTGTAAAAAAAGAGAAAAGCTCTGATGGGAGTATAAAATATCTTTTTAAACTTCATGATGGGCATACAGTTGAAGCTGTATTACTTTTAATGAAAAAGAAAAAAATAAAAGAAGATGGAACAGTTGAACGAAGTGAAAAATTCACTGTTTGTATCTCAACTCAAGTTGGATGTAAAGTAGGGTGTACATTTTGTTTAACTGCAAAAGGTGGATTTGTAAGAAATTTATCAGTTGGAGAAGTAGTAGATCAAATAGTTCAAATCAAAAGAGATAATGAAATTGCAGAAAATAAATCTGTAAATATTGTTTATATGGGAATGGGCGAACCTCTTGATAATTACAACAATTTTGTTCATTCTGTTAAAGTATTTTCAGAAGAAGAAGGTCTATCAATAAACAGAAGAAGAATGACTGTATCAACGTCTGGGATATCTTCTAAAATAGAAAAGTTAGGGAATGAAGATTTAGGTATACAGTTAGCTATTTCTTTACATGCAGTTGATGATGGTTTAAGAAGTGAATTGATTCCTATGAATAAAGCATACAATATCAAATCAATTATTGATGCAGTAAAAAAGTTTCCAGTTGATGCAAGAAAAAAAGTTATGTTTGAATATCTTGTTATAAAAGATAAAAATGATGATATTGCTTCTGCTAAAAAACTTTTACAATTGCTTGATGGAATTAAAGCAAAAGTAAATTTGATTTATTTTAATCCATATCCAGGTACTTCATATCAAAGACCACAAAGCAGTGATATGGTAAAATTCCAAGAATATTTAACAAGCAAAGGCCTCTTATGCACAATAAGAGAATCAAAAGGTCTTGATATCTCTGCGGCATGTGGACAACTTAAAGAGA
This window contains:
- the rlmN gene encoding 23S rRNA (adenine(2503)-C(2))-methyltransferase RlmN, with product MNSIYDYTLNELKSQLKPSFRAKQVYNWIYKKYVTSYDDMKNIPNDLKENLKENYAINILKIVKKEKSSDGSIKYLFKLHDGHTVEAVLLLMKKKKIKEDGTVERSEKFTVCISTQVGCKVGCTFCLTAKGGFVRNLSVGEVVDQIVQIKRDNEIAENKSVNIVYMGMGEPLDNYNNFVHSVKVFSEEEGLSINRRRMTVSTSGISSKIEKLGNEDLGIQLAISLHAVDDGLRSELIPMNKAYNIKSIIDAVKKFPVDARKKVMFEYLVIKDKNDDIASAKKLLQLLDGIKAKVNLIYFNPYPGTSYQRPQSSDMVKFQEYLTSKGLLCTIRESKGLDISAACGQLKEKETNGSS
- a CDS encoding SIMPL domain-containing protein produces the protein MKFLKLFLLIPIFAFSFEVEFNKKFSHELPHDTLTTYLIITIQDDTELIVGERLEVFNKKIKSYDKVERKLGTFNIRPKYKYSSNTPKIVGYLGELRYKVNSRKARFMDEFISEITKLKKNRDTTVAVNNLSWTVREDTYNVTLDLLRLEAITWGQRYANTLSSDIDKDCKVKKININTTNQTMNMREKAIYASASISNKSIPVPEANQEKIKINPNYVLECE
- a CDS encoding purine-nucleoside phosphorylase, translating into MIVCAGRSETFSFAETIGVGLIESSINLTRQCLFNKPDFILFIGSAGSYGEYEVFDIIESKRAANLELSFLTEDSYTPLDNVLESENKMTRNDTIVNSSNYISTNFELTKQYNQYGIGIENMEFFSVLQVAREFEIPVAGIFVVTNYTNKNAHNDFIKNHKEAMLKLREYLVEKQIIK